A genomic region of Salvelinus namaycush isolate Seneca chromosome 7, SaNama_1.0, whole genome shotgun sequence contains the following coding sequences:
- the LOC120050895 gene encoding zinc finger protein 658B-like, which translates to MASVKQDEEEEEKIRTSVSHGYHVEPFSTSREQPQEDQRDKRSHHCPHCEEIFPFLSKLKIHLKIHTGEKPYSCSDCGKCFKTSTHLKVHQKTHTGEKPYYCSDCGKRFKTSTQLKVHQKTHTGEKPYYCSDCGTSFSNLGTLKTHQRIHTGEKPYSCSDCGASFSNLGTLKTHQRIHTGDKPYVCSDCGKCFKTSTELKVHRRTHTGEKPYYCSDCGTSFSQLSHLNSHERIHTGEKPYSCSDCVKYFKTSNELKVHQRTHTGEKPYVCSDCGKCFKTSTELKVHRRTHTGEKPYYCSDCGTSFSQLSHLNSHELIHTGEKPYSCSDCVKYFKTSNELKVHQRTHTGEKPFFCPDCGTSFSQLSNLNSHERIHTGEKPYSCSDCVKYFKTSSELKVHQRTHTGEKPYVCSDCVICFKTSTELKVHQRTHTGEKPYSCSYCGKCLKTSNELKVHQRTHTGEKPYSCSYCGKCLKTSNELKVHQRTHTGEKPYVCSDCGKCFTTSTHLKVHQRTHTGERPYYLDVSFGWKPVECTE; encoded by the exons GTTACCATGTTGAgccattctctacatccagagagcaaccTCAGGAAGATCAGAGAGATAAGAGGTCTCatcactgcccacattgtgaagagattttcccatttctatcaaagctaaaaatacatctaaaaatacacacaggagagaagccgtactcctgctctgactgtggaaaatgcttcaaaacatcaactcatctaaaagttcatcagaagactcacacaggagagaagccttattactgctctgactgtggaaaacgttttaaaacatcaactcagctaaaagttcatcagaagactcacacaggagagaagccgtattactgctctgactgtggaactagtttctctaatctgggcaccttaaaaacacaccaacgtatacacacaggagagaagccctactcctgctctgactgtggggcgagtttctctaatctgggcaccttaaaaacacaccaacgtatacacacaggagataagccttacgtctgctctgactgtggaaaatgcttcaaaacatcaactgagctaaaagttcatcggagaacacacacaggagagaagccgtattactgctctgactgtggaactagtttctctcaactttcccacttaaattcacatgaacgtatacatacaggagagaagccttactcctgctctgactgtgtcaaatatttcaaaacatcaaatgagctaaaagttcatcagagaacacacacaggagagaagccttacgtctgctctgactgtggaaaatgcttcaaaacatcaactgagctaaaagttcatcggagaacacacacaggagagaagccgtattactgctctgactgtggaactagtttctctcaactttcccacTTAAATTCACATGAActtatacatacaggagagaagccttactcctgctctgactgtgtcaaatatttcaaaacatcaaatgagctaaaagttcatcagagaacacacacaggagagaagcctttcttctgccctgactgtggaactagtttctctcaactttcaaACTTAAattcacatgaacgtatacatacaggagagaagccttactcctgctctgactgtgtaaaatatttcaaaacatcatctgagctaaaagttcatcagagaacacacacaggagagaagccttacgtttgctctgactgtgtaatttgcttcaaaacatcaactgagttaaaagttcatcagagaacacacacaggagagaagccttattcctgctcatactgtggaaaatgtttaaaaacatcaaatgagctaaaagttcatcagagaacacacacaggagagaagccttattcctgctcatactgtggaaaatgtttaaaaacatcaaatgagctaaaagttcatcagagaacacacacaggagagaagccttacgtctgctctgactgtggaaaatgcttcacaacatcaactcatctaaaagttcatcagagaacacatacaggagagagGCCTTATTACT tggatgtgagcttcggcTGGAAGCCAGTAGAATGTACGGAGTAG